One window from the genome of Archaeoglobus neptunius encodes:
- a CDS encoding Ni/Fe hydrogenase subunit alpha, whose product MRIEINPVSRIEGHGKVTIFFDHNGKVERVFFQATELRGYEKILTGMPMEEVPRVVSTVCGICRAVHFIAAAKAGDQIFGVEATDTARTIREMMLCAHFIEDHTVSLLALALPDFLSPEERSIFGVVKKLGDLGRELLRKRGYAVKILQILGGRNIHPVAYVPGGWTKGVSGDEIAQIEKYSYELVDLGLKVADVVEGALSFDEGCRLGLKLMGTVDRSGALNLYDGFQVVKDQEGNEIERFSGKDYIGVIAERVVPWSYSKIPYLRKFGWREFEDGDDSPFYIVGPQSRVRLGKLTPKAREVLERISDHPTDSIMFNHLARAVEIIHAAERLTELIQGYVSGDLQNDPEKISGEGVGIVEAPRGTLIHHYTTDDRGAVRDANLVVATTQNVGAISMAVKKIAEKYGDSENLAEKIEVAIRAFDPCMACATHAINGILPLEIEIYRDGELVKVLRNYEEDSGWNRQSVSR is encoded by the coding sequence ATGAGGATCGAAATTAATCCGGTCTCGAGGATTGAAGGGCACGGTAAGGTAACCATATTTTTTGACCACAACGGGAAGGTGGAGAGAGTGTTCTTTCAGGCAACTGAACTCAGGGGATACGAAAAAATCCTCACGGGTATGCCGATGGAAGAGGTTCCGAGAGTCGTTTCGACTGTATGTGGCATTTGCAGAGCGGTCCACTTCATAGCTGCTGCAAAGGCGGGAGATCAGATTTTTGGCGTTGAAGCAACCGATACAGCAAGAACAATTAGGGAGATGATGCTGTGCGCACATTTCATCGAAGACCACACCGTGTCTCTGCTGGCTCTGGCTCTCCCGGATTTCCTCTCTCCGGAGGAGAGAAGCATATTTGGAGTAGTTAAAAAGCTTGGAGATCTGGGGAGAGAGCTGCTCAGAAAAAGGGGATATGCTGTTAAGATTCTTCAGATTCTCGGTGGTAGAAACATTCACCCGGTTGCGTATGTCCCCGGAGGTTGGACGAAAGGTGTAAGCGGTGATGAGATTGCACAGATAGAGAAGTACTCCTATGAGCTTGTCGATCTTGGATTGAAGGTTGCGGATGTGGTTGAGGGAGCGCTGAGTTTTGATGAGGGATGCAGGCTGGGTCTGAAGCTAATGGGAACCGTTGATAGGTCGGGAGCGCTGAACCTATACGATGGATTTCAGGTCGTTAAGGATCAAGAGGGGAATGAAATCGAGAGGTTTTCCGGAAAGGATTACATCGGCGTCATCGCTGAAAGGGTTGTCCCCTGGAGTTACAGCAAGATACCGTATCTCAGAAAATTTGGCTGGCGGGAGTTTGAAGACGGGGACGATTCGCCATTTTACATTGTTGGCCCCCAGTCCAGAGTTCGTCTAGGAAAGCTAACGCCCAAAGCGAGGGAGGTTCTTGAAAGGATTTCAGACCATCCAACCGACAGTATCATGTTCAACCACCTAGCAAGAGCGGTGGAAATTATTCATGCTGCTGAAAGGTTGACGGAGCTGATTCAGGGGTATGTGAGTGGGGATCTGCAAAATGATCCCGAGAAGATTTCCGGAGAGGGTGTGGGGATAGTTGAGGCTCCCCGGGGAACACTGATCCACCATTACACCACTGATGACAGGGGGGCGGTGAGGGATGCAAACCTGGTGGTTGCTACAACTCAGAATGTTGGTGCGATAAGTATGGCTGTTAAGAAGATCGCCGAGAAGTATGGAGATTCGGAAAATCTTGCAGAAAAAATTGAAGTGGCAATCAGGGCCTTTGACCCATGCATGGCGTGTGCGACACATGCTATAAACGGTATACTCCCTCTAGAAATAGAGATCTACAGGGATGGGGAACTCGTGAAGGTATTGAGAAACTATGAGGAAGATTCTGGTTGGAATAGGCAATCCGTATCTCGGTGA
- a CDS encoding 4Fe-4S dicluster domain-containing protein has product MKVVKLPKIDGDPVEEVSKFGGEGIKKCIQCGACMSVCPVAMAGFNYPNKKLFKLIILGQRREILYDPSPWACVACGRCIEVCTRDVNPFSVYFAFRRIQTREFSVPSVAEEALRNLYETGYAVTGNANIRKELGLPEVKFALNNGEALKEIRCIIESTEIMQLGILPRREMF; this is encoded by the coding sequence ATGAAAGTTGTGAAGTTACCCAAAATTGACGGGGATCCGGTTGAGGAGGTTTCAAAGTTTGGTGGTGAGGGAATAAAAAAGTGTATCCAGTGTGGAGCCTGCATGTCTGTGTGCCCTGTTGCAATGGCCGGATTCAACTATCCGAACAAAAAGCTGTTCAAGCTCATAATTCTGGGTCAGAGGAGGGAGATACTTTACGATCCATCTCCATGGGCCTGTGTGGCATGTGGGAGATGCATAGAGGTGTGCACAAGAGATGTGAATCCATTCTCAGTATACTTTGCTTTCAGAAGAATTCAGACAAGGGAGTTTTCAGTACCGTCTGTTGCTGAAGAGGCATTGAGGAATCTGTACGAGACTGGTTATGCGGTTACAGGGAATGCGAACATCAGAAAGGAGCTCGGTCTTCCTGAAGTCAAATTTGCATTAAACAACGGGGAGGCTCTGAAGGAAATAAGATGTATAATTGAATCGACTGAAATAATGCAGCTCGGCATACTTCCGCGGAGGGAGATGTTTTGA
- a CDS encoding hydrogenase iron-sulfur subunit: protein MNIVGFACQWCAYQAADLAGSMKMEYPESIKLIRVPCSGRVETEFILQALLNGADGVFVAGCPVAECHYRMGNRIARKRIAILKRILPEFGIESGRVEFLQVSSADARRFVEFAEEFDRKIKKLGSNPIRRYSDG from the coding sequence ATGAATATTGTGGGTTTTGCCTGTCAGTGGTGCGCTTACCAGGCTGCTGATCTGGCAGGGAGTATGAAAATGGAGTATCCTGAGAGCATTAAGCTAATACGCGTACCGTGCTCCGGAAGGGTGGAGACAGAATTTATCCTTCAAGCTCTGTTGAATGGCGCAGACGGTGTTTTTGTGGCAGGCTGTCCTGTTGCTGAATGCCACTACAGAATGGGGAACAGAATCGCCAGAAAAAGGATTGCGATTCTGAAAAGAATACTTCCGGAGTTTGGTATTGAATCCGGAAGAGTAGAGTTTTTGCAGGTTTCCAGCGCAGATGCAAGAAGATTTGTTGAATTTGCGGAAGAATTTGACAGAAAAATAAAGAAACTGGGATCGAACCCCATTAGGAGGTATTCGGATGGTTGA
- a CDS encoding HypC/HybG/HupF family hydrogenase formation chaperone produces the protein MCLAIPGKIEKISYPTAVVDFKGLKREVRIDLIEDLNVGDFVLVHVGMAIQKVDEEEAKKTWELLERIADETGY, from the coding sequence ATGTGTCTGGCAATTCCGGGAAAAATTGAAAAGATCAGCTACCCCACCGCTGTGGTCGATTTTAAAGGTCTCAAAAGGGAGGTCAGGATTGACCTGATTGAGGACTTAAATGTGGGCGATTTTGTACTGGTCCATGTTGGTATGGCAATACAGAAAGTGGATGAGGAAGAGGCCAAAAAAACGTGGGAGTTGCTCGAGAGGATCGCAGATGAAACCGGTTATTAA
- a CDS encoding CoB--CoM heterodisulfide reductase iron-sulfur subunit B family protein — translation MKYALYLGCQIPFLRPDLEVAIREVSLALGIELVDLEGYSCCPTWISVPSYDIEAWLALSARNIALAEEKNLDMVVGCNNCYSVLNHARYMLKDEKWREKTNRILSKVGRVYRGSSKVLHIIHILESVEKKIKKSLKYDLKGLTVAVQPGCHTLWPERVMDIREENPFYPKKLRELVEILGASAPHYSRMEFCCGMGSMKTIDYERSLEFVLEKLKSMKEEIDPDMIVTACSSCYIQLDEAQQKLERDGKIDFKIPVFYYPQILAVCMGFDVSKVARFSSIPKDEIIRRIVG, via the coding sequence TTGAAATACGCTCTTTATCTCGGGTGTCAGATACCCTTCCTGAGGCCGGATTTAGAGGTTGCCATTCGAGAAGTCTCTCTGGCTCTCGGGATTGAACTCGTTGACCTAGAAGGATACTCCTGCTGCCCCACATGGATTTCAGTTCCTTCCTACGACATTGAGGCGTGGCTCGCCTTATCTGCCAGAAACATAGCACTGGCGGAGGAGAAAAACCTGGACATGGTTGTGGGATGTAACAACTGCTACAGCGTTCTCAACCACGCAAGATACATGCTGAAAGATGAGAAGTGGAGGGAAAAGACTAACAGAATACTATCGAAGGTGGGTAGAGTTTACAGAGGTAGCAGCAAGGTTCTCCACATTATCCACATCCTTGAAAGTGTTGAAAAGAAGATAAAAAAGAGTCTGAAGTATGATCTTAAAGGTCTGACGGTTGCGGTACAGCCGGGTTGTCATACACTCTGGCCTGAGAGGGTGATGGACATACGGGAGGAGAACCCGTTTTACCCAAAGAAGCTGAGGGAGCTTGTTGAAATTCTCGGTGCAAGCGCACCTCACTACAGCAGAATGGAATTTTGCTGCGGTATGGGGTCGATGAAAACCATAGATTATGAGAGGTCTCTTGAATTCGTCCTTGAAAAGCTGAAATCGATGAAGGAGGAAATCGACCCCGATATGATCGTCACAGCCTGTTCTTCCTGCTACATTCAGCTTGATGAGGCCCAGCAAAAACTTGAGAGGGACGGTAAGATAGACTTCAAAATTCCCGTTTTCTACTATCCTCAAATTCTGGCAGTATGTATGGGCTTTGACGTATCCAAGGTTGCGAGGTTCAGCTCCATTCCGAAGGATGAGATAATCAGGAGGATTGTTGGGTGA
- a CDS encoding NADH-quinone oxidoreductase subunit B family protein yields the protein MVDVAIYLAAGCSGCELSLLDLGDRLADLNFRVIWASPTLGDGKYGRIPEVDIAFVEGGVRLDEQERIVRELRRKSDVLVAFGICAACGGVPGLANLHSKDEILEGVFRKGTTTDNPESIIPQKTVFVDGKYELTLPEFYENVRAVDQIVEVDCYIGGCPPTPGQIEDAVSRIIGGEVGWITTARAVCESCPYELGDGMEGAGRFTKIVSGECFLKKGILCFGPATQGDCGASCPKVNTPCRGCGGPLPAVSDYGAKIVDMLSLLLDEKGVEELGSNYHTIAKLIYLYSMASATIPGRVRKYHVREIE from the coding sequence ATGGTTGACGTTGCGATATATCTTGCGGCTGGTTGTTCTGGATGTGAGCTCTCCTTGCTCGATCTGGGCGATAGATTGGCAGATCTTAACTTCAGGGTGATCTGGGCTTCTCCGACTCTTGGGGATGGAAAATATGGTAGAATCCCGGAGGTGGACATAGCTTTTGTAGAGGGGGGTGTGAGGCTGGATGAGCAGGAAAGAATTGTGAGAGAGCTTAGAAGAAAGAGTGATGTGCTTGTAGCGTTCGGCATATGTGCAGCGTGTGGAGGGGTTCCGGGACTGGCAAACTTGCACTCAAAGGATGAAATTCTGGAGGGGGTTTTCAGAAAGGGCACCACCACTGACAATCCGGAATCAATAATTCCTCAAAAAACAGTCTTTGTTGACGGCAAGTACGAGTTAACGCTGCCGGAATTTTATGAAAATGTCAGGGCGGTTGATCAGATCGTTGAAGTGGACTGTTACATCGGCGGCTGTCCCCCAACACCCGGTCAAATAGAAGATGCCGTAAGCCGGATAATCGGTGGCGAGGTGGGCTGGATAACGACTGCAAGGGCTGTGTGTGAGTCCTGCCCGTACGAACTTGGAGATGGTATGGAGGGCGCAGGGAGGTTCACAAAAATCGTGTCGGGAGAATGTTTCCTGAAAAAAGGCATTTTATGCTTTGGACCGGCCACACAGGGCGATTGCGGGGCATCGTGTCCGAAAGTAAACACGCCATGCAGGGGATGCGGAGGACCTTTGCCTGCAGTGAGTGATTACGGTGCGAAAATCGTGGACATGCTCTCACTCCTTCTGGATGAAAAGGGAGTTGAGGAGCTGGGGTCAAACTATCACACCATTGCGAAATTGATCTACCTTTATTCCATGGCATCAGCAACGATTCCCGGAAGGGTTAGAAAGTATCACGTGAGGGAGATAGAATGA
- a CDS encoding hydrogenase maturation protease, with the protein MRKILVGIGNPYLGDDAAGIRAAEAAAKLFHIDVAILHTTSLELVDLICEYDRAVIVDSIFGENPGTVHVFGIDDLKARRITGSHSIGLAESLLLGREFTRLPEITIIGIEICSVSNQTGSVRKALDTVLDIIEYELCWR; encoded by the coding sequence ATGAGGAAGATTCTGGTTGGAATAGGCAATCCGTATCTCGGTGATGATGCTGCTGGCATAAGGGCCGCAGAAGCCGCAGCTAAGCTCTTTCATATTGATGTTGCAATTCTGCACACGACATCACTTGAACTGGTTGATCTGATTTGCGAGTATGATCGGGCTGTTATAGTGGATTCCATCTTCGGTGAAAATCCGGGAACCGTCCATGTTTTTGGCATTGATGATCTGAAGGCCAGGAGAATTACCGGATCGCATTCAATAGGACTGGCTGAGTCTCTGCTTCTGGGCAGGGAATTTACCAGATTGCCCGAGATCACGATCATAGGCATCGAGATATGCAGCGTATCGAATCAAACGGGGAGTGTCCGAAAGGCTCTTGATACTGTGCTGGACATCATCGAGTACGAACTGTGCTGGAGGTAG
- the hypD gene encoding hydrogenase formation protein HypD: MKPVIKLAEKIKRVAEDLDEVRLMHLCGTHEDTITRYNLRSLLPPNIRLLSGPGCPVCITPDEDLQMVMHLLGNEKIILTTFGDMMRVPFEGRTLFTMRSEGYDVRMVYSIFDAVKLAKSTSTPVVHFAIGFETTMPSTAIALRDRVENFYVFSSHRFFIPAVHTLAEGIKVDGFINPGHVSTVIGVKPYEEILKKFGIPQVIAGFDPEDVMLSIYLLLECIRDGKMEIVNEYTRAVRYEGNVAAINAINETFDRADWAWRGLGTVRESGGAINRKYEDHDARKFFEDTFKDFQPKEDAKKRACRCGDVLKGVITPDKCPLFMRVCNPRNPVGACMVGFEGTCNIWATSSTVRTR, translated from the coding sequence ATGAAACCGGTTATTAAGCTTGCAGAAAAAATAAAGAGGGTGGCAGAGGATCTGGACGAGGTAAGGCTGATGCACCTCTGCGGTACCCACGAGGATACCATCACCAGATACAATCTCAGATCACTGCTTCCACCAAACATCAGGCTGCTCAGCGGTCCCGGATGTCCGGTGTGCATAACGCCAGATGAGGATCTTCAAATGGTGATGCATCTGCTTGGAAATGAGAAAATAATTCTCACGACCTTCGGGGATATGATGAGGGTTCCTTTTGAAGGCAGGACTCTGTTCACCATGAGGTCAGAAGGCTACGATGTTAGGATGGTCTACAGCATTTTCGATGCGGTGAAACTGGCCAAGTCCACATCAACTCCGGTTGTACATTTTGCTATAGGCTTTGAAACGACAATGCCTTCAACAGCAATCGCTCTGAGAGACAGAGTAGAAAACTTCTACGTGTTCTCGTCTCATCGGTTTTTCATACCGGCAGTTCACACACTGGCCGAGGGGATAAAGGTTGATGGATTCATAAATCCCGGACATGTTTCAACAGTTATTGGTGTGAAACCCTACGAGGAAATTCTGAAAAAGTTCGGAATTCCGCAGGTCATAGCCGGATTCGATCCTGAGGATGTGATGCTCTCCATATACCTGCTCCTTGAATGCATCAGAGATGGCAAGATGGAAATCGTGAACGAATACACCAGAGCAGTTAGATATGAGGGGAATGTGGCAGCCATTAACGCCATAAACGAGACTTTTGATCGTGCTGACTGGGCGTGGAGGGGGCTCGGTACTGTCAGAGAAAGTGGCGGAGCGATAAACAGGAAGTATGAGGATCACGATGCAAGAAAGTTTTTTGAGGACACTTTCAAGGACTTTCAGCCAAAGGAGGATGCAAAAAAGAGAGCCTGCAGGTGTGGAGACGTGCTTAAAGGTGTCATAACCCCGGATAAGTGTCCCCTCTTTATGAGGGTTTGTAACCCCAGAAATCCCGTTGGTGCATGCATGGTAGGGTTTGAGGGTACCTGTAACATCTGGGCTACCTCCAGCACAGTTCGTACTCGATGA
- the hypB gene encoding hydrogenase nickel incorporation protein HypB: MHEYELKHDLMAENRKLAQKNRDLIRKNGMVAINLMGAIGSGKTLLIETTVRELGEEINIGAILGDVVSRADYERVRRLGVKAEAISTGKECHLDAHMIHHRIKNFSDVDLLLIENVGNLICPVDFDLGENFRVVMVSVTEGDDVVEKHPEIFRLADVVIINKVALAEAVGADVKKMRSDVRLINPRARLIEMDLKEGIGVDEWLRFVRDVVKNVSGNSGKN; this comes from the coding sequence ATGCATGAGTATGAGCTGAAACACGATCTTATGGCTGAGAACAGAAAGCTCGCACAGAAAAACAGGGATCTAATCAGGAAAAATGGTATGGTTGCGATAAATTTAATGGGGGCAATAGGATCCGGTAAAACCCTGCTAATAGAGACAACGGTGAGAGAGCTTGGTGAAGAAATCAATATCGGAGCGATACTGGGAGACGTCGTGTCGAGGGCAGATTACGAGAGGGTCAGGAGGCTGGGTGTAAAGGCGGAGGCCATAAGCACAGGCAAAGAGTGTCATCTCGATGCCCATATGATACATCACCGGATCAAAAATTTCAGCGATGTTGATCTTCTGCTAATCGAAAACGTTGGAAATCTCATCTGTCCGGTCGATTTCGATCTTGGAGAGAATTTTAGAGTTGTTATGGTCAGCGTTACCGAGGGAGACGACGTTGTTGAGAAGCATCCCGAAATCTTTAGACTGGCAGATGTCGTGATCATCAACAAGGTGGCCCTTGCAGAGGCGGTCGGTGCAGATGTAAAGAAGATGAGATCTGACGTGAGACTGATTAACCCAAGGGCAAGGTTGATTGAGATGGATCTGAAGGAAGGGATCGGAGTAGATGAGTGGCTGAGGTTTGTAAGGGATGTGGTGAAAAATGTGTCTGGCAATTCCGGGAAAAATTGA